A genomic stretch from Rhodanobacter soli includes:
- a CDS encoding Trm112 family protein, with protein MDKRLLDILCCPVSKMPLRPLGKRELDALNDAIGAGKVDTVAGVAVRERISEGLITTDHKVIYRIEDGIPVMLPEEGIGTTQLTGFPAA; from the coding sequence ATGGACAAGCGCCTACTCGACATCCTGTGCTGCCCGGTCAGCAAAATGCCATTGCGCCCGCTGGGCAAGCGCGAACTCGATGCGCTGAATGACGCCATCGGGGCCGGCAAGGTCGACACCGTGGCGGGAGTCGCCGTGCGCGAACGGATCAGTGAAGGCCTGATCACCACCGACCACAAGGTGATCTACCGGATCGAGGACGGCATTCCGGTGATGTTGCCGGAGGAAGGCATCGGCACCACCCAGCTGACCGGCTTCCCCGCAGCCTGA
- the grxD gene encoding Grx4 family monothiol glutaredoxin: MDINEQIKAMLAAHPIVLFMKGTPEFPMCGFSSRAAQALTEAGAVFHAVNVLADPQIRAALPHFSNWPTFPQLFIQGELIGGCDIIEDLNSAGELSRMASDVAGVAP; the protein is encoded by the coding sequence ATGGACATCAACGAGCAAATCAAGGCGATGCTGGCCGCGCATCCCATCGTGCTTTTCATGAAAGGCACGCCCGAATTTCCGATGTGCGGCTTTTCCAGTCGTGCGGCCCAGGCGCTGACGGAAGCCGGCGCCGTGTTCCATGCGGTGAACGTGCTGGCCGATCCGCAGATCCGCGCAGCGCTGCCGCATTTCTCGAACTGGCCGACCTTTCCGCAGTTGTTCATCCAGGGCGAGCTGATCGGCGGTTGCGACATCATCGAGGACCTGAACTCCGCCGGCGAGTTGTCCCGCATGGCCAGCGACGTGGCCGGGGTGGCGCCTTGA
- a CDS encoding superoxide dismutase, with product MAIELPPLPYEKNALEPHISAETLEYHYGKHHQAYVTNLNKLIEGTEFANAPLEEIIKKSSGGVFNNAAQIWNHTFYWNSMSPKGGGAPSGKLADAINKAFGSFDKFKEEFSKSAAGNFGSGWTWLVQRPDGSLGIVNTSNAATPITGSDKPLFTTDVWEHAYYIDYRNARPKYVEAFWNLVNWEFAASNLA from the coding sequence ATGGCGATCGAACTTCCTCCGCTTCCGTACGAAAAGAACGCTCTGGAGCCGCACATTTCCGCCGAAACGCTGGAATACCATTACGGCAAGCACCACCAGGCCTACGTGACCAACCTCAACAAGCTGATCGAAGGCACCGAGTTCGCGAACGCGCCGCTCGAGGAAATCATCAAGAAGTCATCCGGCGGCGTGTTCAACAACGCCGCACAGATCTGGAACCATACGTTCTACTGGAATTCGATGAGTCCGAAGGGCGGCGGCGCACCGAGCGGCAAGCTGGCCGACGCGATCAACAAGGCGTTCGGCTCGTTCGACAAGTTCAAGGAAGAGTTCAGCAAGTCCGCCGCCGGCAACTTCGGCTCCGGCTGGACCTGGCTGGTGCAGCGCCCGGACGGCTCGCTCGGCATCGTCAACACCTCGAACGCGGCCACCCCGATCACCGGCAGCGACAAGCCGTTGTTCACCACCGACGTGTGGGAACACGCCTATTACATCGACTACCGCAACGCCCGCCCAAAATACGTGGAAGCGTTCTGGAACCTGGTGAACTGGGAATTCGCGGCCAGCAACCTGGCCTGA
- a CDS encoding SDR family NAD(P)-dependent oxidoreductase, translated as MTMLPVSRLPAGWQTTADTLADRVVLVTGAYGGLGGAVARAASRAGATVVITGKRKRQLEQLYDAMLAEGLAEPVIHPLDMEVATPREYAALAEGLERDFGRLDGIVHAAVSFGGLTPISMHKPDAWLRAMHVNVNAPFALTQACLPLLTKAGDSAVVFVLDDSELLQRAHWGAYGASKAALERFVAILHEETDSSTLRTHAMLPGPMRTALRQLAYFGEDILQRPLPDTAASAAVYLLSAQGAAARGAILDLRVA; from the coding sequence TTGACGATGCTGCCCGTTTCACGATTGCCCGCAGGTTGGCAGACGACCGCCGATACCCTTGCCGATCGCGTGGTGCTGGTCACCGGCGCCTACGGCGGCCTCGGCGGGGCGGTGGCGCGCGCGGCATCGCGCGCCGGCGCCACGGTGGTGATCACCGGCAAGCGCAAGCGCCAGCTGGAACAACTGTACGACGCGATGCTGGCCGAAGGCCTGGCCGAGCCGGTAATCCATCCGCTGGACATGGAGGTGGCCACGCCGCGCGAATACGCCGCGCTGGCCGAGGGGCTGGAACGCGACTTCGGCCGGCTCGACGGCATCGTGCACGCCGCCGTCAGTTTCGGCGGATTGACGCCGATAAGCATGCACAAGCCGGATGCCTGGCTGCGCGCGATGCACGTCAACGTGAACGCGCCGTTTGCGCTGACCCAGGCCTGCCTGCCGCTGCTGACCAAGGCCGGCGACAGCGCCGTGGTGTTCGTGCTGGACGACTCCGAACTGCTGCAGCGTGCGCACTGGGGCGCTTACGGCGCGTCAAAGGCGGCGCTCGAACGGTTCGTGGCGATCCTGCATGAGGAAACCGATAGCAGCACGTTGCGTACCCATGCGATGCTGCCCGGGCCGATGCGCACGGCGCTGCGGCAACTGGCGTATTTCGGCGAAGACATCCTGCAGCGACCGCTGCCGGATACCGCCGCATCCGCCGCGGTCTATCTGCTCAGCGCGCAGGGCGCAGCGGCGCGTGGCGCGATACTGGATTTGCGGGTCGCCTGA
- a CDS encoding 5-(carboxyamino)imidazole ribonucleotide synthase, with the protein MSERRQPVLGVLGGGQLARMLALAAAPLGVKTLAVDSSADACAGQVAPLVVADWTDYAALEAFAARVDVVTFDFENVPAETAHWLAERVAVFPAPQALAVAQDRLAEKTLFRECGLPTPDFMTVDTREQLDQALTAVGTPAILKTRRLGYDGKGQFRLHKPADADAAWAALGAQASKHGLILEAFVPFERELSVLAVRSRDGDFRTWPLTRNWHVDGVLSMSLAPAPDIELLQPRATELARTLAERLGYVGVFALELFVRDGELLGNEMAPRVHNSGHWTIEGAHTSQFENHVRAVLGLPLGDTGARGMSAMFNWIGELPDTSAVLQAVDAHWHDYGKQARPGRKVGHATVCAPDAGQLAARLGGIASALGREVQVAPVLPELG; encoded by the coding sequence GTGAGCGAACGGCGACAGCCCGTGCTGGGCGTACTCGGCGGTGGGCAGCTGGCCCGCATGCTGGCGCTGGCGGCGGCACCACTGGGCGTGAAGACCCTGGCGGTGGACAGTTCCGCCGACGCCTGTGCGGGGCAGGTCGCGCCGCTGGTGGTGGCCGACTGGACCGACTACGCCGCCCTGGAGGCATTTGCCGCCAGGGTCGACGTGGTCACCTTCGATTTCGAGAACGTGCCGGCCGAGACGGCACACTGGCTGGCCGAACGGGTGGCGGTATTCCCCGCACCGCAGGCGCTGGCGGTGGCGCAGGATCGGCTGGCCGAGAAGACCCTGTTCCGCGAGTGCGGCCTGCCCACCCCGGACTTCATGACGGTGGATACGCGCGAACAGCTGGATCAGGCGCTGACTGCGGTCGGCACTCCGGCGATCCTGAAGACGCGCCGGCTCGGCTACGACGGCAAGGGCCAGTTCCGCTTGCACAAGCCGGCGGACGCGGATGCGGCGTGGGCCGCGCTTGGTGCGCAGGCGTCGAAACACGGCCTGATCCTGGAGGCGTTCGTGCCGTTCGAACGCGAGCTTTCGGTGCTTGCCGTGCGCAGTCGCGATGGCGATTTCCGCACCTGGCCGCTGACCCGCAACTGGCACGTCGATGGCGTGCTGTCGATGAGTCTGGCGCCGGCGCCGGACATCGAGCTGCTGCAGCCGCGCGCCACCGAACTGGCCCGCACGCTGGCCGAGCGGCTGGGTTACGTCGGCGTGTTCGCGCTGGAGCTGTTCGTCAGGGACGGCGAGCTGCTGGGCAACGAGATGGCGCCGCGCGTGCACAACTCCGGCCACTGGACCATCGAGGGCGCGCACACCAGCCAGTTCGAGAACCATGTGCGCGCGGTGCTTGGCCTGCCGCTGGGCGACACCGGTGCGCGCGGCATGTCGGCAATGTTCAACTGGATCGGCGAGCTGCCCGACACCTCGGCGGTACTGCAGGCGGTCGACGCGCACTGGCACGATTACGGCAAGCAGGCCCGGCCGGGTCGCAAGGTAGGCCATGCCACGGTGTGCGCGCCGGATGCCGGTCAGCTGGCGGCGCGATTGGGCGGGATTGCCAGTGCGCTCGGGCGCGAGGTGCAAGTGGCGCCGGTGCTGCCGGAACTCGGTTGA
- the purE gene encoding 5-(carboxyamino)imidazole ribonucleotide mutase, with protein sequence MTGTSRPRVGVVMGSRSDWETMQHTANVLTELGVAHEVQVVSAHRTPDLLFSYAEQAPARGIQVIIAGAGGAAHLPGMLAAKTRLPVFGVPVQSKALNGMDSLLSIAQMPAGIPVGTLAIGRAGAVNAGLLAVAVLALHDPALAASLDNWRARQTQAVIEQPDPRR encoded by the coding sequence ATGACAGGAACAAGCAGACCACGCGTTGGCGTCGTGATGGGTTCGCGTTCGGATTGGGAAACCATGCAGCACACCGCGAACGTGCTGACCGAGCTGGGCGTGGCGCATGAAGTGCAGGTGGTTTCCGCCCATCGCACACCGGATTTGCTGTTCAGCTACGCCGAGCAGGCCCCGGCGCGTGGCATCCAGGTGATCATCGCCGGCGCCGGCGGCGCCGCCCACCTGCCCGGCATGCTGGCGGCGAAGACCCGCCTGCCCGTGTTCGGCGTGCCGGTGCAGTCGAAGGCGCTGAACGGGATGGATTCGCTGCTGTCCATCGCGCAGATGCCGGCCGGCATCCCGGTCGGCACCCTGGCGATCGGCCGTGCCGGCGCGGTGAACGCTGGCTTGCTGGCCGTGGCGGTGCTGGCCTTGCACGATCCGGCGCTGGCCGCGTCGCTGGACAATTGGCGCGCACGCCAGACCCAAGCCGTGATCGAGCAGCCGGACCCGCGCCGGTGA
- a CDS encoding YhgN family NAAT transporter, whose translation MTTLSAGILLFLIMDPLGNIPLFLSLLKDVPPKRRRRVMVRELLIALGVLLAFLFGGQYILKLLQLKQESISIAGGIVLFLIGIRMVFPPADGSGIFGKSGGGEPFIVPMAIPGVAGPSAMAALLLLTNTQPGRTADWTIALLLAWLASSLILLSATYLFRWLGESVLTALERVMGMLLIALSVQMFMAGVASFLHMSV comes from the coding sequence ATGACCACATTGTCGGCGGGCATCCTGCTGTTCCTGATCATGGATCCGCTGGGCAATATCCCGCTGTTCCTGAGCCTGCTGAAGGACGTGCCGCCGAAGCGGCGTCGTCGCGTCATGGTGCGCGAGCTGCTGATCGCACTGGGCGTGCTGCTGGCGTTCCTGTTCGGCGGCCAGTACATCCTCAAGCTGCTGCAGTTGAAGCAGGAATCGATCAGCATCGCCGGCGGCATCGTGCTGTTCCTGATCGGCATCCGCATGGTGTTTCCGCCGGCCGACGGCAGCGGCATCTTCGGCAAGTCCGGCGGCGGCGAACCGTTCATCGTGCCGATGGCGATACCCGGCGTGGCCGGCCCTTCGGCAATGGCGGCGCTGCTGCTGCTGACCAATACCCAGCCCGGCCGCACCGCCGACTGGACGATCGCGCTGCTGCTGGCGTGGCTGGCCAGTTCGCTGATCCTGCTCAGTGCGACCTACCTCTTCCGCTGGCTCGGCGAGAGCGTGCTGACCGCCCTGGAGCGTGTGATGGGTATGCTGCTGATCGCGTTGTCGGTGCAGATGTTCATGGCCGGCGTGGCGTCGTTCCTGCACATGAGCGTTTGA